Genomic DNA from Setaria italica strain Yugu1 chromosome V, Setaria_italica_v2.0, whole genome shotgun sequence:
CTTCTACTAGCTATGTTGCTGTTGTATTGTAATCGTGACTGGAGTGCAAATCTTTGGCGATAAGATTTGTGGTTAGTTGGAACTGCGATCTTGGTGAGGCCTTTacagttcagagttcagaccacTCGTATGCAAGTTTAGACAGTGTCTCTTTCTTACTGCTGATTAGAATTCGAATGCAAATCATTGGAGTTAAGATTTGGGTGTTGCTCCTGATCTTTGAactgattgattttttttttctcctgaaAGATCCTATAGTATAAAGTGATTCtgatcttgtttcttctgagTGTGCTTGTGCTTCGGTAGCTGACAGACGCGCGGCTACAGCATGTTCACTTGTTCAGACAAGCAGTTGTTTCGTACTTACTTCTAAGATGGATGCGAATTACTGTGATTTACTATTTGGTATCTGGTTTGTATGGAGCAATGCTCTCTTGCTTGCTTCAGAACTGGTACCAAATAGATAGTGATACGGAGAAAGTAttagagcaagtataataaggggctgtaagctggctgaatgctgacgtggaggagagagaagaggtgagagaggagaagcgggctataagcttacagccgacttgggcacaggaaccaagaaactttgtgagaatgacttgtgggccatgtattaatggtgaagagctaaccattgtacgagtgggctaggaaaaggctgagagaaatcttgcagcccgcttgctagctgcgttattaaacttgctcttaGCATATTGTTGCTTCTGTTGTATTATTGCTTCTGTTGTATTAATGATGTTCTTGATGGAACCTCAGGGGTTGATATACCGTGAATTGCGATCGCAAGCATTGCTTCTCTAAGCTGAATGTGGGCACTAGCCTAGCGGGCAGCTTCTGCAAGTCCCATCCTTTTTTTGCATCAGGGATCGACCCAGGCTCATTTGGCAGGGCTGCGGCTGTGGTTGAAACAGCTCCGGCTGTGGCTCCTCTGGTGGAGCTGAAGTCACTCTGAAAAGTGTTTGACAAAACGACTTCtcctatatttttttagaattgaTGTGAAAGATCAAATGTCCTGTATGCCTTCAGGCGAGGTGGCTTGTTTGAATAAATGaattaaatatttaatattagtttataatttgagttcattagaagtataaaaaataaattaaaaggaTTAGTGTTGTTTAATCAATAATTAGtgtgttttaatttttctttattCTCCAAATAATACTTATTCTctccctttattttttttctactttATCCATTCCCTTCCTTTCTTATCGTTGCCCCTGCTAGAACTGTCGCACGACGCAAACTCCTTCGgtggtgtttgggaggcatgagctaaattttaacccctatcacatcggatgtttggatactaattaggagtattaaacatagactaattacaaaactaattgcacaacccctaggctaaatcgcgagacgaatctattaagcctaattagtccatgatttgacaatgtgttgctacagtaaccattcgctaatgatggattaattaggcttaatagattcgtctcgcaatttagcccaggggttctgctattagttttataattagctcatgtttagtcctcctaattagcatccgaacatccgatgtgacagggctaaactttagcccctgctatccaaacacccctttcgTTGGACCTGTTGCTCCTGCTGGCTGCTACTATTGCCCCACCTGTCGGCCTACCGCTCTTGCCCGTCCACTGTTGTTGCTACTCCGCTTGCTGCTGTTTGCCCGTCCACTACTGCTGTTGCTCCGCCGGGCCACTGGATCCATCGCTTTGAGCCATCGGCGCTTCTTTTCCGGTTGCGCAGCCACCGCCCCTTCATCCATATGCGCTGTCACCGCTGACGGATCGTGAGAGGGAGATGAAAGAATCGCGGATGGGGACGAGGCATATCTGTTCGGAGGTATGTGGTGGCAATTTTGATGTAATTACGGACACGGTGGAGGGCAGTTTCGTACCGAAAGGTGGGGTCGAGGGGCAGAGCCGTAGGGAGCCAGTTTTTCGGCTACACCCCTCTAGTACAAATCTCAGACCGATTTCTTTTGAGCTTCCCATGAGAAGCTGTTTTTTTATGCTCGTTTGGTCCAGCTTTGCTTGAAGCCATAGGAGAAGCCACAGTAAAAACCCTGCTAAAGGGGCCAAGTGTATATCTTTGTGCACCTATTGACTATGATGTGCTGAGTCACCATGTTCTTAGCTTCTCTTTGATCCGTATGGTTTCTTTGATGATTGGTTTGATGGAGCACCGAGCTTTCATAAGAGTTTGACATCTTAGAGGCATATTTGAATATGTGCGGCCTTGGTACATGTTCTGTCTCGGGGGGGCAGACGATGTCATACTTAGCTATGCTTATTTGATTCAAGGGTCCATGGATTTACGATCTGGAGATTTCCTTTGTGTCATCTGTTCATCAGGAAGCAGAACTGGTATCTCATGCTTTGATATCAACGATCTCATCCTCATTCATGATGGCTGTTTGCCAAGATTTTGTTACCATGCGTGTTGTGCCTCCCGTACTCCTTTCCGTTCATTGTCGACGGTTTGGCCTTTGTCTCTTCCTAGCTTCACTATATATTGTTTTCAGTTAAAACAATTATCGAAGTTCGCTTCAAAGTCGGGGTCCAGCTCGTGTCTTTCAAGTGGATTTTGATCAGAGCAGCGAAACGGGCGGTTGGAACTGAAAATCCCGTCGAATCTGATTCGCGAACCCCACTCACCACTCGGGCAGTGAAAATGACTAATTTACCCTCGACCTGCCGCAATCCAATGCACGCACGAACTCTAGGGAATCTCGACTTCACGTATTCCCGTTCCGTCCTCAAGAAAaagggtctgttcgcttcagcttattcagccggcttatcagccaccaaacaatattttcctctcacaacaaatcagccgtttcaacttttcagccggcttataagctgaagcgaacagactcAAAATCGATATAACCCCTAACATGTACTAAATGGTTTACCTCACTCCTAACCCTTAAAACTGGCTTTTTACCCCTAAATTAGGTAAAACCATTTATGTAGCCCTTGAGGTAGTTTTGCATGTGAGTTAGCATGCTATGTTGGATAAGAGATGACAACGTAGCATTTGGACTCACCTATCAGTTTTTTCCCCAAAACTAGCCACCGCCCATCATCTTCCCTTCTTGAGTGCGAGTCGAGCGCAACAGgcgaaggaggggaggggaggtagaAGAAATAAAGAATAATTTAGCAAGTGGATCCATATCAGCATGGCATGCCAGGTGGCAAAATCATCCTGCAAAACTATCCAAGAGGTTATTGGAATGGTATTGCAAAGTTTAATGTGGGTTAATCCGATAGTTCGTGGGGTGAAGTAGTCCGCGGGTCAGGGTCCCGTAGACTTTTTCCTTCCGTCCTCCGTTCCTTTCCCCGCAGCCCGCAAGGCGAAGCGAAGCAAAACCCCCTTCCCTTCCCATTCCTCTTCGTttccgtcggcggcggcggaccggaCCCGAGCGGGAGCCCTAACCctaggaggaaggcggcggccgagATGGTGTACTTCGCGCTGTATGTGGGTGCGGAGCTGGACGGCCTCACCAACCTGCAGCCCCGCGGCGGCTGCGACGACCCCAACTTCCCCTACTACCTCAAGGTCGGTGTTCcccttcccttctcctcctttcCCTGGCTCGATCGGCTCCGCTTCCCCTCCCTTTTGATTGCGAACCGCTCTGATGGGGGATTCCTCGCTCGCTTCTGTGTGCTGGATCGCAGCTCAAGTGCGAGAACTGCGGGGAGGTCACCGCCAAGTCCACCTACGTCACCCTCAGCGAGCAAGTCGACCTCCCCAAAGGACACGGCACCGCCCACCTCGTCCAGAAGGTACCCTCGCAAACAACACATTCCTCCTCTAGCCAGATGGATTCGGTTTTTGTCATGCAGTAATGTTCGTGTGATTGATGAGACTTGCCTAAGAAGAGTACTTGTTAGTATGGCAGATGGCATCAATCGAGCTTGTTAGTATGTCTATAATGTGGTAGGTTCTGGTAGATGACTCCTTTGTGCATACATCCGTTTGCCCTTGTTTACTGTGGATTTGGCGAACGATTTTTGTTTCCTTGCGTAAAAGGGCATTAGATTGGGCAGCAGAGGGTTACATACGTGTATAAAGGTAACCACAAGTGTTTGTTGTCTTCTTAAGGAATCTAGTTGTGCTATTAACTTGGTTAAACCTTCTAAGTATTTCTGTAAGTAATGCAATTTTTCCTGTGGCGAATGTGATTGATGAGACAGGGTGTGCTTGTTAATGTTTCTGATAGGAGTTGATATCGACTGGCTAGCTATTATGCTGTTTGATGAACTAGCATGGTTTAAGGAAAGAAATTTAGAAGGCTAGAATGCCGTGGTTCATTGAGATTCCCTTGCTTcacatttctttctttttatgttttttgGTAAAGGATTCTGTGAGAACTTCTGTTGTCATGATTAAAATGGGGATTGCATTGTGCAGAGGAGGGTCATATTTGTGTAGAAAGGCAGCAGCAAAAGGTTGTTGCCTTCTCCTGGATTCTTGCCAACTAGGTGTCCTTGCAAATATATGCTTTTGGGTTGGGATACATGCCTTTTGATTGGGAAGAAATGATATTTTCTTTGTTAATGTGATTTGTTTACTTGTAATCGTTGATAGAGTGATGAAtttttccttaatttgtgaTAGTATAGTTTTTCCCCTGAGGTTCTTCGTATCTTTTTAAATATTCTACACaaagttaagatgcaaaagttCTAGGTGCACTGTGAGCCATAGGACACAAGATTGCTTGGCCACTGTTCATGATGGGAAAGCACCTCAGCGTCTGTGTTGACTTTTGTCTACTCATTCAATGCAGTTATTTTTGGCTATTATCCTATTATGATTGTGTTTCTGTACCATTGTCCTCATCCatagtagaaaaataattttctgTAGCCTAACTGAAAACAGCCTAATAAATCATAGTTATATCTTATCATGGTGTGTTCTGCACTTAGATACATGATTATGGTTGCTATGTCTTCTTCTCTCATGTTTATTTTATTATGTCATCTAGGTGAATATGTACTATTATCGCTTTTTTGCATAAAACTTCTTAGTGTGTGTAGGACTACGAATATCAAACGTCACCAGATGCAAAAGATGCCATTTTTTAGGCTAAGAAAATCTATTTTTTAAACAATTCTTGAATGaattattttattattattcaCTGACCAAATGCAAACAGCTATGTGTCACATTCTTTTTGTGGCATTATTATGTTTGAGTGCACCACTGTACCTTATCAGTAGTTATGTCTGCACACACCAATGTGTGACAGACCTCATATTTCCAGTTCATGGTTTTTTTAATGATAACAGTCCTTTTCAATGCCTGATGTGGAGGTTATATTGCTGAATGGCTTTTCTATGCAATAAAGGTTCTTTGTCTAATTTTTAGCCTTTAGGCTTCTAAGAAAGGCGTAAAGGAGGAAAAACTTGTTTCAGTATATAGTAGATCTATTTGTTATTATGCCCAATGTATGATGTTTTGGTTTACTTTTGTCTCAGTGCAAGCTTTGTGGGAGAGAAGGAACGATTGTGATGATTCCTGGGCAGGGGACGCCACTAACTATTGAGCAGAgccagaaagaagaaaagactTGTTTGATGGTCTTTGACTGCAGAGGCTATGAACCTGTTGAGTTTTCCTTTGGTGCTGGCTGGAAGGCTGAATCTGTAAGTACTTTTTGAGCTTTCATCGTGAATATTGATGACTGCTTAAATATGCAAAAACCAATATTTAATCTGTAACGAACAATTAATCTCGTCAAGGTTATTCATATTCTAGAAATGAGCTCAGTCTGATATTCTATTCTATGTAATCTTGCCTTGTTATTCCACTTCTGTTAACTTGTCTTGTTAAATGCATGATTGTGTCTTGTGTTTTCCGTAATCACATATCTGGAGATACAACCTTTTGTTTTCACATGGCACTTTACTTAAGAAATGCAAGGTCACATCACACATTACTTAGAAACACACATGTATTTGTACTAGAGTAATTTGTTTTCACATTGAGCTATCTTAAGCATAGAAGGATACGTGGTTTCTATTTTTACATTGGCACAGGGTTGGCCCTGTGTTTTTCGTTCCAGTTTTCCATTCCAGTTTATCATTCCTGCTTGTATGGCATCTGAGCtgcatatatatttttctttgagtTGATATGCTGATTCTTTAATGGGTGTTTAGTTTGAGGGATGGGGTGATTTATCACTTTCTCAATCCTCacatttttgtttggtttggtgAATGTAATGGTTTGATCTGTCACTACCTCATCCCTCACAAGCACATGGTTAATTTAATTATAATGATGAATGGTTTCATGCGCCAAAATTCATGGGATGCGCCATTCCATTTCTAGATGGATGAGGCAATTCCCTTAACCAAACTCCCCATAAGTTCATACATTAATTGACTATCTTCATTCCCCAAGAAGATATGAATACATCTTTGCTTTCTTTAGCAGCAGTAAATCAatgaatttttcttttgaatggAAATTTACAATTTTTGAGCAAATTGGGAACTTGATTGGAAACCTCCTATTTGTTCACTACCAACTGAATTGATTGATATTTTGTGGAATTTGTTGCTAGggtattatttattttcttttccctgtACGTCACTGCCACAATTGTTCACTTGTGCCTGTTGCGCTAACAGTCAATCATCTCTTTCATTTTAAGGTCCATGGGACTCCTTTTGACATAGACTGCTCTGAAGGTGAATTTTCTGAGTATGATGAGAAGGGAGAATGCCCTGTTGAGTTAGGCAAGCTGCAGTCAACATTCAAAGTGGTAAGTAGGCACTTGCATCATGTACCAGCAAACACGATACAATTCATATTTATCGTTGTTGCAATTCCTGTGATTGGCAACAGGTGAAGAAGCATGAGAGGGGTGGGAAGACTAGATTCGTCTAGACCCAGTGACATGGGAATCGTCAGGTATTGGAACTGAAGGTGTATAAATCGTGAATTTGGGATAAAGGTCATGCATAATCAGATGtcctttcctttttctgttGGTTCTGTGGATGCTGTGAACTATGTGAAGCTTTTCTGTGATACAGTGCTCACAGAGGCATGACCCTGGACTGATTGCAATGTTCTATATGTGCGCTCTCGAGTCCAGCAGTCCGAACTGGTCTTCTGATCTTATAATGCTCAAACATGTTGATAAATTTTGAACACCGTTTCCTATGGCTCTGATGGGTCTGAATTCATCACAAGGGGACATGTGCAGTGTAAATTCTCAGAGACGCATCTCCGCTTGCGCGGTGGTCTTCATGTTATCATGTGTTGCATGTTTTGCTTTAGCGTCACGCAGTGCACACCTTCTCATACTTAAGCCGTTACAAACGGCTTTGCAGGTGAGGCAACTTATGACATTTAAACCCCCGTTAGCTGCCTTTACTTGTACTCGATGCTATCTCTCGTTTCTGTTTACATAGGGATGAAGGATCGAAGAAGCCAAGTTTGCTTGTTCCTTTCCTTCGTCTGCGGAACTCATCCGtacttccctttttttttcaaaataatatGTGCTTTGATTCTGCCAAAAcctttgctagagcacttatgCTGTAATTTATTGATCCAAATCGGTAAATGAGTATGAAAAATAGACACAAAAGCTATGGCGAAGCCTAATGTGCAGTTGTGTATAAATCCTGTCTCACGTAAGGGGGAGGAAAAAGGACCAAAAGTTCATTTTTAAGAGTAACCTTCGGATTTCGGAAAGCGAAAGACGTTTGACACGCATTTTTCTTGGTATAACAGGCACAATATCAAGATATAATAGGGTCCTGAATCCTGACCTTGATTCAAATAATTACAGGCTTCATCAGCATTTGAGCTCTCACATTGTAGTCACATTAAGAGCAAAGGTCGAAGCAAGAAAGCAGGCGCTCGCAGAAAGTGGGGGTTCCTTGCGCTGAttctccctctctttttttttgcgaataaaGAGAGAGCTTTATTAGTTACTCAAAGGAGAATTACAATCTCGAGCAACTAGATGCTCAACACAGGCCGGAGCTCGGGTGCGCCATACTGCACTATGGAACAACCTTCTGGCGAGCTGTGCTAACTCATGTGCTACACTATTCTGCTCTCTCTTTACATGTCTGAATAAAACTGCTGGCAGACCCTCAGCTGCCCTTGCCGCCTCCTTGATGATGAGCGCCGAGGGGGATCTTTGGCATTCTGGCTTCGATAGGAGGTTAATCGCAGATAGGCAATCAGACTCCAGCACGGCCGGTTTAGGGGACCACTCAGCTGCCAGCATGATTCCTTCCTTGCAAGCCGTAATCTCCACCTCCTCTGCGCTAGCTGCATTAAAGATAGCTCGTATTACCACTCCAATGCCCGCCTCCCCTCGTTCTGTGAATGCACCATCCACATTGATCTTTATCCATCCCTCCCGGGGAAGCCGGCTAGCAAACATTGGCTTCTTGCCTTTATCGTCCAGCCCATCCTCTTGTCGGATGCTGCACAGTGTTGCCCAATAGTTCAGAAGGAATCCAACTGAGCTCGTGATAGACAGCTTACGCGAGGAGTGTGTCAGCTCATTACGGATGAACCAGGCCCGCCATAAAATGAGGACAAGACGGCCTGCTGTCTCCACATCGTTCTGATCAATCAACCTAAGCCACTCATGCCCTGCGTGCTGGAGCTCTTCCTCCGCTGGGATCACCCACTTCTCTCGCATATATAGCTTCTCTCAAGCTTCTTGCGTGCGGACACTGGACCACTGCATGATGATCTGTTTCCTCGCCCCCACAAATGTTGCAAGTACTCAGTATCTCCATCTTGCGTGCCTTCTTGTTTGCTTGAGAGGCCAGTCCACTGTGTGCAAGCTTCCAAGCAAAGACTTTCACTTTCTGAGGGATCAACAAACTCCAAAATTTCTTCCATACAGGTCTGTCAccacactactggaaaaatcAACATTCGTCCCGAGGCTCAACATTCGTCCTGAGGCTctgtaccggttgcattttggccCGAGGAACCcaccgtgaccccctttagtaccgggtgaagccttcacccggtactaaaggtcacccattagtaccggttgaggtctccaaccgatactaatgtgcctgagggcctttactAGTAAAgatttaaataattaaatatatcaaaataaatatttccataaatatatatcctttaaaaataaaaataagtacGTTAATACATAGAAATATAAGTTATTCATTAAATAAATAGTAcaatgtatttaaaattaatatgattagccatattaaaattaattaaactttatCATTGTATATCGCTACTAATATTAGATTAACGTAATTATTCATTTGCCATATAGATATTTTTATTGTTTAAATGATGTACATCATTATTTTACTAATAATACTAAAATTAACATCATTTGTAATAAGTTATTAGTCATAAAAATAAGTTTTAAATGGTTTTATCAAATACTTTATTCTTCACGGATACAGATAGTGTCGGATATTCCACATTTTGGTCGAATATGAATTTGGAATCTATAAAATACTAAAATCGAATCCGGATACATCCATTTGACATCCATattaataatgaatatgaataCGAATACGAATATCATATTAACTTTTTTGGTGAATACAAATTTGGATAATTCAAATTTCCAGacatccatattcatccctCACCGCAAGTCAGCTCCACGGGATCACATGTACTCGTGGGTTGTGGCTGGATGGCTTATCTCAGCCTCAAGGCAAGTAGACTATTGGTCATCGCTTACCACGAAACTTCCTTTTATACCTTCGTGTCCGGCAAAATGATAATAACATTTCGgacatttcttttattttcgaAATATATGGGCATTTTTTTAGACAAGACAAGTGCAGATCtttagaaaaatgtaaaactaCATGTACATGTGACCATTTATCTCAATTGTCGATGTCTCTCCATCCAACTGTTGATCCACTAGCTACTCCATGTACTTCTCACCTACCTATAATCTATATCACCgttgattaaaaaaatgaatatCATGGATAGCTCATGTGGTCACATATACATATGAAAAATCCATGTTCCAGATCTTACAATAATTCAGCATTTCGAATAGAACCACACATGTAAATGTGATCATGAGCTATCCAAGCCATTCATTTTTAAATCAATGGTAAGATGGATCATGTGTAGATGAGAAGCACATAAGGTAGGTAGTAGGATGGAGAGAAATCAACAGATAAGTCATGTGGTGACATGTACACACATCCGGTAGATATTACAGAGACGAGCCAGGATATAGAAGAATTGGTTACTTGAATTGTGGAATCTGGAATCTCTATAACTAGAAACCACACACATGTCAAACATATAGACATGAACTGAATGCCAATGCCATGAAAGCAACGCCGCAATGCCCATGGATCTCTCGTAAATAAATGACTTCAACTGAATGGGGCTTTCACACGTAAAAAAATGACAGCACTTGCTCAAATCTGCTTCCGTATTGCTTATCTGTTCAGTTTTTCTTTCAAACAGAAACCAATCAGATATACAAGACTCTGACTGATGGTCTGAACTTGTTACCTCAACATTGGCACCCCATACAAGCACACAACACACAAATATGGTCTGAACAAAAGAAATAGGAAATACAAAAGAAATACACACAGGTTACAAAATGCAGATAGAATAAAAGAAATTCACAGCTGCCGTCCTCCGTCCTGGTTGCGGTAGAAACTACTGTCCAATGCAAAGCAATCCCCTAGTGCACGAGCTTGAAATACAGGATTACTAGGATGGCCAAGACAAGGAGGGCTATGATGAGACCGATGATCCACTTATTTCTATCCATTCTCCTCACCATGCTTCCAACGGTCTTCCTGCTCTTGCTAACGTTGACATCGACGTCATCCAACTGCAGTGCCAAATAAGGATTGCACAACAGGGGTTAAAAAGAACAGGAGATTTGAACAAAATAGACATCCGCATGTTGGTAATGGTGGACACCAACTACATTTAAGTCGTGCATAGCAGCATGGACTTACTTTGTTTAGTCAAACTAAGTACTAAGGGTTGGTACATGATCAAAGCTTATACCACGTTTGACTAATCCAAGTTGAAGCTCTTTTTTTCCATAAAACAAGTTGAAGCATTAGATGATCTTATAACCTTATGCACCTCGTGACATTTTGTTAAATTCATCTtgcttattttttaaaaatgacAGCCCcttttaatctaaaattttaataaTAACATGTGTCAAACTAAATTTTCAATAAGTAGCCCTTTTGCTTATACCATGACTCCTTAACTTGGTCGAATTCGTGACACCAAGTAGCCTGGCGCACCTCGCCTCTGGAGTCATGCCAAGTAACTTGGCGTTACCAAGTTGAAGAGTCATGCTAAGCTCTTTGGCGTGATCAAAAGGGCTAGTTCTTGAAAACACATGCTGTCTTTAGATCAATAAGGGCTAAAAAAACATACAAGACATCTCCACTCAGCAATTAATTGTTCTAAACCTCTCTCCAAATTGATAAGTTGGTGACTTGGTTCAGTGTTTTAAGCACACGCCTCACAATGGTATGTTTGTATGTATGTCTTTAGGCATGTGATCAGAGTGGTACTTGTCAATTACATCAGTCACAAGTAAGAAAAAATGGAAAGAGGGAACTTTAAGTAAGTCTATGCATGACAAGAAATGAAAAACAGTGAAGAATCAGTAGAACCCAACCAATGTAGTCTATCATCTATGTAGATACTACAAACTACAAAGAACCAGGAAAAATGGTGAAGAAAAGTATGTTAGGGTCTACAGTATCTTCTTTACAGTTTTCTGATATCAAAAGGCATGATAAATATTAATATACAAATACAAACTAGTGTGGATAAGCATTTTTTAATAGTAGACTATGACGGAAAGGTACATTTCATCTAATCTGCCACACATTAAGGTAAGTAGAAGCTTGTCAATGACTTCCTTTCAACAAATTGCATAGTACTGTTGCATTAAAATGATTTGAAACAAAACCAAATGGCACACAAAAAACAGAGAATTAGTTCAAACATGTAGAATTAGGTAAACAGTTACTTACTGCACGATGAGCATGCAAGAGAGATTGGCGTTGT
This window encodes:
- the LOC101769905 gene encoding UPF0587 protein C1orf123 homolog, coding for MVYFALYVGAELDGLTNLQPRGGCDDPNFPYYLKLKCENCGEVTAKSTYVTLSEQVDLPKGHGTAHLVQKCKLCGREGTIVMIPGQGTPLTIEQSQKEEKTCLMVFDCRGYEPVEFSFGAGWKAESVHGTPFDIDCSEGEFSEYDEKGECPVELGKLQSTFKVVKKHERGGKTRFV